A genomic window from Silene latifolia isolate original U9 population chromosome 11, ASM4854445v1, whole genome shotgun sequence includes:
- the LOC141613734 gene encoding uncharacterized protein LOC141613734: MLKWVWKLFYRPQCIWTKWIHAYVLKGECFWDATQTISQSWYWNNVLKMRDLLLRNAGSPDQALLLLQDCISNGRYDTNAMYDVIRTRGTPVDWSSLVFNAGCHPKHSFIGLLVLQNGLPTVDRFISRGLCWVNRCALCEGCSEDLQHLFFACPYSRFVFQDIANWVHFPTTSVLLADVLQCFLSTRPTSKQKASLMALFYFLWKERNNRIFRGAQSSPVTLCIVIKKIVTLRLYGL; the protein is encoded by the coding sequence ATGTTGAAATGGGTATGGAAGCTCTTCTATAGGCCTCAGTGTATCTGGACTAAATGGATTCATGCTTACGTGCTTAAGGGTGAATGTTTCTGGGATGCTACTCAAACTATCTCCCAGTCCTGGTATTGGAACAATGTACTCAAGATGAGAGATCTTCTCCTTAGGAATGCTGGCTCCCCTGATCAGGCCCTTCTGTTGCTGCAGGACTGTATTTCTAATGGGAGGTATGATACAAATGCTATGTATGATGTTATTCGTACTAGAGGTACCCCTGTGGACTGGTCATCTCTGGTTTTCAATGCTGGCTGCCATCCTAAGCATTCCTTCATTGGATTGTTAGTTTTGCAGAATGGGTTGCCCACTGTTGATCGTTTTATCTCTCGTGGATTATGCTGGGTGAATAGATGTGCTTTATGTGAGGGGTGCTCTGAAGACCTGCAACATCTCTTCTTTGCTTGCCCTTATTCTAGGTTTGTGTTTCAGGATATTGCAAATTGGGTGCATTTCCCTACTACTTCTGTTCTGCTAGCTGATGTTTTGCAGTGCTTCCTATCTACTCGGCCAACTAGCAAGCAGAAGGCAAGTTTAATGGCTCTCTTTTATTTTCTGTGGAAGGAAAGGAATAATAGGATCTTTAGAGGGGCTCAATCTTCCCCTGTAACTCTTTGTATTGTCATTAAGAAAATTGTAACCCTTCGTTTGTATGGCTTATAA